The following proteins come from a genomic window of bacterium:
- a CDS encoding CIA30 family protein — MKKILFIIFLLFAGGNCSADISQAALPPRKISISNISKNFSKTNREKPKGISRKTERPVLEDQAQDYTYYDISFRITNRADEDIKDKITVITRFFDKAGGGNYIKPLRSDWAEKREIPGLEKKEKAVLFASHCYNDIELENYLKENKLSLEFGGFTISIYLNGELEDEFAHPAELLQIFPSPQKQKSLTSYKNPAETEPETEKKETGVKVIHDFSSEKTKMKGVSGSYQNSPSRTTCLINSSAAYNKGTGKGLEIWYDKKNEGGKFGKGGFCGYFMLLTKHPKSENRNITDIKFFDASKYKYITFRVKAYAGDENFKIGIADQMHAVNDDSYKSNDVTDYTDSGSIGRDWQKVKIPLSDFFVDTQALYAVSICFEGSCFPDGVSSGKILIDEIQFEK, encoded by the coding sequence ATGAAAAAAATATTATTTATTATCTTTCTTCTTTTTGCCGGAGGAAATTGCTCCGCGGATATTTCGCAGGCGGCATTACCGCCGCGGAAAATTTCTATTTCAAACATATCCAAAAACTTCTCTAAAACAAACAGGGAAAAACCGAAAGGAATCAGCAGGAAAACCGAAAGACCGGTACTTGAAGACCAGGCTCAGGATTACACATATTATGATATATCATTCAGAATAACAAACCGCGCGGATGAAGACATCAAAGATAAAATAACCGTTATAACCCGTTTCTTCGATAAAGCGGGCGGCGGTAATTATATAAAGCCCCTGAGATCGGATTGGGCCGAAAAAAGGGAAATCCCGGGTTTGGAGAAAAAGGAAAAAGCAGTTTTATTCGCCAGCCATTGTTACAACGATATAGAATTGGAAAATTACCTCAAGGAAAACAAGCTGTCTCTTGAATTCGGCGGCTTTACAATAAGCATATATCTGAACGGAGAACTTGAGGATGAATTTGCTCATCCGGCAGAACTTCTGCAAATATTCCCCTCCCCGCAAAAACAAAAAAGTTTAACTTCTTATAAAAATCCCGCAGAAACTGAACCGGAAACAGAAAAAAAAGAAACCGGAGTTAAAGTAATACATGATTTTTCAAGTGAAAAAACAAAAATGAAAGGGGTATCGGGCTCTTACCAGAATTCTCCTTCCAGGACGACCTGCCTGATAAATTCTTCCGCAGCTTACAACAAGGGCACAGGCAAAGGCCTTGAAATATGGTATGACAAGAAAAATGAAGGCGGGAAATTCGGAAAAGGCGGGTTCTGCGGATATTTTATGCTTCTGACAAAACACCCGAAATCAGAAAACAGGAATATCACCGACATAAAATTTTTCGACGCTTCAAAATACAAATATATCACATTCAGGGTAAAAGCGTACGCGGGAGATGAAAACTTTAAAATCGGCATTGCGGACCAGATGCACGCTGTAAATGACGATTCATATAAATCCAATGATGTCACTGATTACACAGACAGTGGAAGCATCGGACGGGACTGGCAGAAAGTAAAAATCCCCCTGAGCGATTTTTTTGTGGATACCCAGGCATTATACGCGGTGTCTATATGCTTCGAAGGAAGCTGCTTCCCTGACGGAGTATCCAGTGGAAAAATTCTGATAGATGAGATACAATTTGAAAAATAA
- a CDS encoding CIA30 family protein, whose protein sequence is MKKPVFLIIISIQFLLRPYSVMAESEKPVFVKSEDPGETPAKELPKEPFKKYGDVFLIANFENTSGLKKTKMSCYEQPPSKAQFKLEKLESGEENINRIVKIRYFKAKEGGPFGKGGWCGWYVLIKRGNRYFDASEYGFLTFRIKGDAGDENMVVGLRDKTWDKYQGDSLKSRSIGYYLTEGKITDKWQKAIIPLSDFPEIDLSELSGIYLCFEGYLFADDKPSKGIIAIDDIQLETQPYI, encoded by the coding sequence ATGAAAAAACCGGTATTTTTAATAATTATTTCTATCCAATTTTTACTCCGGCCGTACAGCGTAATGGCTGAAAGCGAAAAACCTGTATTCGTAAAATCCGAAGACCCCGGTGAAACACCGGCCAAAGAACTTCCGAAAGAACCTTTTAAAAAATACGGCGATGTTTTTCTGATAGCGAATTTCGAAAACACATCCGGCCTGAAGAAAACAAAAATGTCATGTTATGAACAGCCTCCGTCCAAAGCCCAGTTCAAACTTGAAAAACTGGAATCGGGGGAAGAAAACATCAACAGGATAGTGAAGATCAGATATTTTAAAGCAAAAGAGGGCGGGCCCTTCGGCAAAGGAGGCTGGTGCGGCTGGTATGTGCTGATTAAAAGAGGCAACAGGTATTTTGACGCTTCCGAATACGGATTTTTAACCTTCAGGATAAAAGGAGACGCCGGAGACGAAAACATGGTGGTGGGACTGAGAGACAAGACATGGGATAAGTACCAGGGGGACAGCCTGAAATCCCGATCCATCGGTTATTATCTCACCGAAGGAAAGATAACCGATAAATGGCAAAAAGCCATAATCCCCCTTTCAGATTTTCCGGAAATCGACCTAAGCGAACTTTCCGGTATATATTTGTGTTTTGAAGGCTACTTATTTGCCGATGACAAGCCTTCAAAAGGCATTATAGCAATTGATGATATCCAACTTGAAACACAACCTTACATATAA
- the deoC gene encoding deoxyribose-phosphate aldolase → MDLSRYLEHTLLRADACISDVKNLCNEAKKYGFFSVCVNPFWVKDCKKFLKNSGVKICATVGFPLGANKTEVKTLEAVIAAGDGADELDMVINIGALKSGDMKTLYDDIRSVVTHAGKRPVKVIIEACSLTKKEKITVVKLAVKAGASFIKTSTGFGNGGATQPDIRLIRKAADGKIKIKAAGGIRNYEEALDLISAGADRIGSSAGADIMRKIGKKGGAC, encoded by the coding sequence ATGGACCTTTCCCGTTATTTGGAACATACACTTCTCAGGGCTGATGCCTGCATAAGCGATGTAAAAAATTTGTGCAATGAGGCTAAAAAGTACGGATTTTTTTCTGTGTGCGTAAACCCTTTTTGGGTCAAAGACTGCAAAAAATTTCTTAAAAACTCAGGTGTAAAAATATGCGCGACGGTGGGTTTCCCTCTGGGAGCGAATAAAACCGAAGTCAAAACTCTGGAAGCCGTGATTGCGGCCGGGGACGGGGCTGATGAGCTGGATATGGTCATTAATATAGGAGCCCTGAAATCCGGGGATATGAAAACATTGTATGATGATATAAGGTCAGTCGTAACACACGCCGGGAAAAGACCGGTTAAGGTTATAATAGAAGCCTGTTCCCTTACAAAAAAAGAAAAGATAACAGTCGTAAAACTTGCTGTAAAGGCGGGCGCTTCTTTTATTAAAACCTCAACAGGTTTCGGAAACGGCGGGGCAACTCAGCCGGATATCAGATTGATCAGAAAAGCTGCGGACGGGAAGATAAAAATAAAGGCCGCCGGCGGCATCAGGAATTATGAAGAAGCCCTGGATTTGATAAGCGCCGGCGCGGATAGAATCGGCAGCAGCGCGGGAGCGGACATCATGCGTAAAATCGGGAAAAAAGGAGGAGCCTGTTAA
- the gcvT gene encoding glycine cleavage system aminomethyltransferase GcvT — protein sequence MQSLKKSPLNEVHINLGAKMVPFAGWLMPIQYSGIIDEHLTVRKKAGLFDLSHMGEIIVTGQRAEEYVQKLVTNNTAKLTDGKAFYTVMCFKTGGIVDDVIVYRFKKDEYMFVVNASNADKVFAWLRKELIPDVRLMDKSSRTALLAVQGPASEKILLNVGFNVGNLGYFEFIRQMCRGIECVIARTGYTGEDGFEIFFPVDYAFSLWATLNTAGKKYGLKPIGLGARDTLRIEVGYPLYGNEIDEKTNPVEAGLSWVVDMEKDFIGKEALKSHVNGATARRLIGFETAERAVPRPHYDIFSGGDKVGYVTSGALSPVLDRGIGMGYVPAEMSQAGSPIDISIRGKMIRAEIVKKPFYTKGSIKRDKVS from the coding sequence GTGCAGTCTTTGAAAAAATCTCCGCTTAATGAAGTCCATATAAACCTCGGGGCAAAAATGGTTCCCTTTGCCGGATGGCTTATGCCGATACAGTATTCCGGTATTATAGACGAGCATTTGACTGTAAGGAAGAAAGCCGGGCTCTTTGATCTTAGTCATATGGGAGAAATTATCGTGACAGGGCAAAGAGCGGAAGAATATGTGCAAAAGCTGGTCACAAATAATACCGCGAAGCTTACCGACGGAAAAGCCTTTTATACCGTAATGTGTTTCAAAACGGGCGGAATAGTCGACGATGTTATCGTATACCGCTTCAAAAAGGACGAATATATGTTTGTGGTAAATGCTTCCAATGCGGATAAGGTTTTTGCCTGGCTCAGAAAAGAACTGATACCCGATGTCAGGTTAATGGATAAGTCATCCAGGACGGCTCTGCTGGCGGTTCAGGGGCCTGCTTCCGAAAAAATACTTTTAAATGTCGGTTTTAACGTCGGCAACCTTGGTTATTTTGAATTTATCCGGCAGATGTGCCGCGGTATAGAATGTGTTATTGCAAGGACAGGATATACGGGGGAAGACGGCTTTGAAATATTTTTTCCGGTTGATTATGCATTCAGCCTCTGGGCTACATTGAATACCGCCGGGAAAAAATACGGTTTGAAACCAATTGGACTCGGGGCAAGAGATACTTTAAGAATAGAGGTCGGATACCCTCTTTATGGAAATGAGATAGATGAAAAGACAAATCCTGTTGAGGCGGGCCTGTCGTGGGTTGTTGATATGGAAAAGGATTTTATCGGGAAAGAAGCGTTAAAATCACACGTAAACGGAGCAACCGCGCGCAGGCTTATAGGGTTTGAAACGGCTGAAAGAGCTGTTCCCAGGCCTCATTACGATATTTTTTCCGGCGGCGATAAGGTCGGGTATGTGACAAGCGGCGCATTGTCTCCGGTCCTGGACAGGGGTATAGGCATGGGGTATGTCCCCGCAGAAATGTCTCAGGCAGGTTCCCCTATAGATATATCTATAAGAGGGAAGATGATAAGAGCTGAAATAGTGAAAAAACCTTTTTACACCAAAGGTTCGATAAAGAGAGATAAAGTCAGTTAA
- the gcvH gene encoding glycine cleavage system protein GcvH produces MSIPGDLKYTVSHEWIKVKDNIGTVGITDYAQDKLGDIVFVELPKAGAELEANSEAAVIESVKTAADVYTPISGKIVKVNSLLDKDPSFINSDPYDKGWIFEIQIKDMSELEKLMDSSVYQNKISED; encoded by the coding sequence GTGAGTATTCCGGGAGATCTGAAGTATACGGTTTCGCATGAATGGATAAAGGTTAAAGATAATATCGGAACGGTCGGCATTACGGATTACGCCCAGGATAAACTCGGAGATATTGTATTCGTCGAATTACCGAAAGCTGGAGCGGAATTGGAAGCCAACAGCGAAGCGGCTGTTATTGAATCGGTGAAGACGGCGGCGGATGTCTATACCCCCATATCCGGTAAGATAGTAAAGGTTAACAGTCTGCTTGATAAGGACCCTTCTTTTATAAATTCAGACCCTTATGATAAGGGATGGATATTCGAAATCCAGATTAAAGATATGTCAGAACTTGAAAAACTGATGGATTCCTCAGTTTATCAAAATAAGATTTCAGAGGATTAA